In the genome of Palaemon carinicauda isolate YSFRI2023 chromosome 13, ASM3689809v2, whole genome shotgun sequence, one region contains:
- the LOC137651797 gene encoding putative leucine-rich repeat-containing protein DDB_G0290503 — protein MNFKEILTNLMPNIEEFGINLNLLTIVGLFFIILSEGWSRKANVHQSKLGESSEKESKTLSSISVEKEDCEERKITEREMELIRREISQEFARKKLSQEALLEEYKRKISYLERRDEERDVELKKIQLSMEEIMKDNLNLREAAAETKAEKDDSVDDRKIIFNLAEAVAHLTKDLGARGKNCFMEESRRIEFSRQSSQNNVKEKDVYEMFLKLESRMEKMAEENKDLKINLQNVEKKLSSLRHQDGKHSCRFQESIDIRREFDNLEVRMNEEIAKKDNYLEKLSQEMSEKERKIVMLRQIIENLLDENTRVNENFQNITSNLNDEIRRQEATLTNVIRRLEEKTDTECMLISIEKRIQKLEDENRAISNDLLATEFSKKEALSEITKINGKIRYLRGKIDDHKRENEIKELKCEENYRNIRSDVDDLKKKVSLKGDNFPNAVSIGHRGGPKEELLNKAKENTRQRRNQPFKPNERRRGERTRNVTNRLIKKEAVRVITKSPRKITIQEETCDHKRESGTIEFKCEKNSRNIAIHLDPDDLKKKVSSKRDNFLKVNERRRGKRVRKVSEEANTLAKLQSIDARILRDKPAAIDVLDGIWTVHLPVNRLRNMVEGKANKDLFKKPEYEKISEMFVMWENTINASINNKEIAIGLATDEVTNWSVMTLHEAKALGIDKDMRKIEPSIPEQKCFEELAIIGIIRDVQVKLQLRYRIRVDFLIQNRDMHPSVSLGRQELCNHGFIREFYPNGSLIFRDRSNLRTVKPEDIKPMTFPVQLNERKNKHQAIVQLTVGMGNIVRTNFLAEKKVKGHQEMPVIASLCINIGNDRIGPFFFECRNNIPHGHGDIMIGTSSLCQMGAILEYQTSTLYLKGNDEKWYRIPMH, from the coding sequence ATGAATTTTAAAGAGATACTGACGAATTTGATGCCTAATATAGAAGAATTTGGCATCAATTTAAATTTATTGACCATCGtaggtttattttttataattttatctgaAGGATGGAGTAGAAAGGCGAATGTCCATCAGAGTAAGTTGGGAGAATCATCGGAAAAAGAGAGCAAAACTCTTTCGTCAATTAGCGTGGAAAAAGAAGACTGTGAAGAGCGAAAAATCACGGAGCGTGAAATGGAACTCATAAGGCGGGAGATCTCGCAGGAATTCGCGAGAAAAAAGCTTTCGCAAGAAGCTTTATTAGAGGAGTATAAGAGAAAAATTAGCTATTTGGAGCGGAGAGACGAAGAGCGTGACGTAGAACTGAAGAAGATTCAATTATCAATGGAAGAAATAATGAAAGACAATCTGAATTTGCGGGAGGCTGCTGCAGAAACAAAGGCGGAGAAGGATGATTCAGTAGATGATAGGAAAATCATCTTCAATCTGGCGGAGGCTGTGGCCCATTTGACGAAGGACTTGGGCGCTCGGGGGAAGAATTGCTTCATGGAAGAATCCCGTAGAATAGAATTTTCCCGCCAGTCATCGCAGAACAACGTCAAGGAGAAAGATGTGTACGAAATGTTCCTGAAATTGGAAAGTCGGATGGAGAAGATGGCGGAGGAAAATAAGGACCtgaaaataaatctccagaatGTGGAGAAAAAGTTATCTTCGCTTCGGCACCAAGATGGAAAACATTCCTGCAGGTTTCAGGAGTCCATCGACATACGCAGAGAATTTGACAACTTAGAAGTTAGGATGAACGAGGAAATCGCCAAGAAAGATAATTATTTGGAAAAATTGAGCCAAGAAATgtcagaaaaagaaaggaaaattgttaTGCTTAGACAAATTATAGAAAATCTTCTAGATGAAAACACAAGAGTAAACGAAAACTTCCAAAATATAACGAGTAAtttgaatgatgaaataagaagacaaGAAGCAACGCTTACGAATGTCATCCGGAGATTAGAGGAAAAAACCGATACCGAGTGTATGTTAATCAGCATAGAAAAAAGGATAcagaaacttgaagatgaaaatagAGCCATTAGTAACGATTTGCTCGCGACAGAATTTAGTAAAAAAGAAGCATTAAGCGAAATTAcaaaaattaatggaaaaataagatatctccGAGGAAAAATTGACGATCACAAAAGGGAGAATGAAATAAAGGAattaaaatgtgaagaaaattatCGGAATATACGCTCGGATGTTGATGACCTAAAAAAGAAGGTAAGTTTGAAAGGAGACAATTTTCCAAATGCTGTCTCGATAGGGCACAGAGGCGGCCCTAAAGAAGAACTCTTGAACAAAGCCAAAGAAAATACTCGGCAAAGGAGGAACCAGCCTTTCAAACCAAATGAAAGACGCCGCGGAGAGAGGACAAGGAATGTCACAAATAGACTGATTAAAAAAGAAGCAGTAAGAGTAATTACAAAAAGTCCTAGAAAAATAACAATCCAAGAAGAAACTTGCGATCACAAAAGGGAGTCTGGAACAATAGAATTCAAATGTGAAAAAAATTCTCGGAATATAGCTATACACTTGGATCCTGATGACCTAAAAAAGAAGGTAAGTTCGAAAAGAGacaattttttaaaagtaaatgaaaGACGCCGCGGAAAAAGGGTAAGGAAAGTCTCAGAAGAAGcaaacaccttggcaaaacttcaaAGTATAGATGCAAGGATCCTTCGAGATAAGCCCGCAGCAATAGACGTACTAGACGGGATTTGGACTGTACACTTACCGGTTAATCGGCTACGTAATATGGTGGAGGGTAAAGCCAacaaagatttatttaaaaaaccaGAATACGAAAAAATCTCCGAGATGTTTGTAATGTGGGAGAACACAATAAATGCATCAATAAATAACAAAGAAATTGCCATTGGCCTTGCCACAGATGAAGTGACCAACTGGTCGGTTATGACACTGCACGAAGCAAAGGCTTTAGGCATAGACAAGGACATGAGGAAAATCGAGCCATCGATACCAGAACAGAAGTGTTTCGAAGAGCTGGCCATTATCGGCATCATAAGGGATGTTCAGGTGAAGCTGCAGTTAAGATATAGGATTCGCGTTGATTTCCTGATTCAAAATCGAGACATGCATCCGAGCGTTTCCCTCGGACGTCAAGAGCTGTGCAATCACGGATTCATAAGAGAGTTCTATCCGAATGGATCGCTTATTTTTAGAGATAGGTCAAACCTTCGCACGGTAAAGCCTGAGGACATCAAGCCAATGACGTTTCCCGTTCAACttaatgagagaaaaaataaacacCAGGCTATAGTTCAATTAACAGTAGGAATGGGGAACATTGTGAGAACTAATTTTCTGGCGGAAAAAAAGGTAAAGGGACATCAAGAAATGCCGGTAATAGCCTCATTGTGCATAAACATTGGAAATGATCGCATAGGGCCATTCTTTTTTGAGTGTAGAAACAATATTCCTCATGGACATGGAGATATAATGATTGGGACAAGCTCCTTATGCCAAATGGGTGCTATACTGGAATACCAAACATCTACGTTATATCTAAAGGGCAATGATGAAAAATGGTATCGCATTCCCATGCATTAA